The Streptomyces sp. NBC_00224 genome has a window encoding:
- a CDS encoding VOC family protein has protein sequence MSVELNHTIVHSRDKRASAEFLADILGLRVGDEWGPFIPVETGNGVTLDFATADPDKFVPQHYAFLVSEDEFDAGFEKIKQWGVRHFADPYMKRPDEINHNDGGRGVYFLDPSGHAMEMITRPYGSGSATRS, from the coding sequence GTGTCAGTCGAGTTGAATCACACCATCGTCCACTCCCGCGACAAGCGGGCTTCCGCCGAGTTCCTGGCGGACATCCTGGGGCTGCGGGTCGGTGACGAGTGGGGGCCGTTCATCCCCGTCGAGACCGGCAACGGCGTCACCCTGGACTTCGCCACCGCCGACCCGGACAAATTCGTGCCGCAGCACTACGCCTTCCTCGTCTCCGAGGACGAGTTCGACGCCGGCTTCGAGAAGATCAAGCAGTGGGGCGTACGGCACTTCGCCGATCCGTACATGAAGCGCCCCGACGAGATCAACCACAACGACGGCGGCCGGGGCGTCTACTTCCTCGACCCGTCCGGCCACGCCATGGAGATGATCACCAGGCCGTACGGGAGCGGCAGCGCCACCCGTTCGTAG
- a CDS encoding DUF192 domain-containing protein gives MARWRDGQGQLAVDGGHLVPLEIAASYRARTRGLLGRDGVQGAVLLSPATSVHTFRMRFPLDVAYLDRHLRVIALHTVPPNRLTAPRLRARHILEAEAGAMAGWGIRPGVRVRVLVQLHGAHP, from the coding sequence ATGGCGCGATGGCGGGACGGGCAAGGCCAGTTGGCGGTTGACGGAGGACACCTCGTCCCCCTCGAAATCGCCGCGTCCTATCGGGCCCGTACCAGGGGGCTCCTCGGCCGGGACGGGGTCCAGGGGGCCGTCCTGCTCAGCCCGGCCACCTCCGTCCACACCTTCCGCATGCGCTTCCCCCTCGACGTCGCCTACCTCGACCGCCACCTCCGCGTCATCGCCCTCCACACCGTCCCCCCGAACCGCCTCACCGCCCCCCGCCTCCGCGCCCGCCACATCCTGGAGGCGGAGGCGGGTGCGATGGCGGGGTGGGGGATCCGCCCGGGTGTGCGGGTGCGGGTGCTCGTACAACTGCACGGGGCGCACCCGTAA
- a CDS encoding prepilin peptidase → MYLALLAATCGAPLGWLVPRAAYRLSVEPGEPWRDVCPRGHPLTRWLGRPVCHTRGARWGAATATAASAASAALATTTGPRPELAVWLLLLPLAALLAAVDARVHRLPDVLTIPFAATAAALLGAAALAPHHEGSWRHALLGGLALGGAYFVLFLVNPAGLGFGDVKLAVGLGVVLGWYGWGILFTGAFAGFAAGGTYGLGLILARRADRRAAIPFGPFMIGGAYVGLLLGGLAA, encoded by the coding sequence GTGTACCTCGCCCTCCTCGCCGCCACCTGCGGCGCCCCCCTCGGATGGCTGGTCCCGCGCGCCGCCTACCGGCTCTCGGTCGAGCCGGGCGAGCCGTGGCGGGACGTCTGCCCGCGGGGGCACCCCCTCACCCGCTGGCTCGGCCGCCCGGTCTGCCACACGCGCGGCGCGAGGTGGGGCGCGGCCACCGCCACCGCGGCCTCCGCCGCCTCCGCCGCCCTGGCCACCACCACCGGCCCCCGCCCCGAACTCGCCGTCTGGCTGCTCCTCCTGCCGCTCGCCGCACTCCTCGCGGCTGTCGACGCCCGGGTGCACCGGCTGCCGGACGTTCTCACGATCCCCTTCGCCGCCACCGCCGCCGCCCTCCTCGGCGCCGCGGCTCTCGCCCCGCACCACGAGGGGTCCTGGCGGCACGCCCTGCTCGGCGGACTCGCCCTGGGCGGTGCGTACTTCGTGCTCTTCCTGGTCAACCCCGCCGGCCTCGGCTTCGGCGACGTCAAACTCGCCGTCGGCCTCGGCGTGGTGCTCGGCTGGTACGGCTGGGGCATCCTCTTCACCGGCGCCTTCGCGGGGTTCGCGGCCGGCGGTACGTACGGCCTCGGGCTGATCCTCGCGCGCCGCGCCGACCGCCGCGCGGCCATCCCGTTCGGCCCCTTCATGATCGGTGGAGCGTATGTCGGTCTGCTCCTCGGCGGCCTCGCCGCGTAG
- a CDS encoding methyltransferase domain-containing protein, whose translation MAQTIRNHNTRTFEDLIAEAAAAPVDGWDFSWLDGRATEERPSWGYARAMAARWARATAALDVQTGGGEVLAAVPQLPPLAVATEGWPPNVARATALLHPRGVAVVADADEPPLPFGDGAFDLVTSRHPVQTWWPEIARVLTPGGTYFSQQVGPASVFELVEYFLGPQSADVRGRRDPGKARAEAESAGLQVADLRQEKLRTEFHDIGAVVYFLRKVIWMVPGFTVEEYEEKLAALDEQIRTDGPFVAHTTRFLIEARKPLR comes from the coding sequence ATGGCGCAAACCATCCGTAACCACAACACCCGCACCTTCGAAGACCTGATCGCCGAGGCGGCGGCCGCCCCCGTGGACGGCTGGGACTTCTCCTGGCTGGACGGACGGGCCACCGAGGAGCGGCCGTCCTGGGGGTACGCCCGTGCGATGGCCGCGCGCTGGGCCCGGGCCACGGCCGCGCTCGACGTGCAGACCGGCGGTGGCGAGGTCCTGGCGGCCGTCCCGCAGCTGCCGCCGCTCGCGGTGGCCACCGAGGGGTGGCCGCCGAACGTCGCCCGGGCCACCGCCCTGCTGCACCCGCGCGGCGTCGCGGTGGTGGCCGACGCCGACGAGCCGCCGCTGCCGTTCGGGGACGGTGCCTTCGACCTGGTGACCAGCCGTCACCCCGTCCAGACCTGGTGGCCGGAGATCGCCCGGGTCCTCACCCCGGGTGGCACCTACTTCTCCCAACAGGTCGGACCCGCCAGTGTGTTCGAGCTCGTCGAGTACTTCCTGGGGCCGCAGTCCGCCGACGTCCGGGGCAGGCGCGACCCGGGCAAGGCGCGCGCCGAGGCCGAGTCCGCCGGGCTCCAGGTGGCCGATCTGCGCCAGGAGAAGCTGCGTACCGAGTTCCACGACATCGGCGCCGTCGTCTACTTCCTGCGCAAGGTGATCTGGATGGTCCCCGGCTTCACGGTCGAGGAGTACGAGGAGAAGCTGGCGGCGCTGGACGAGCAGATCCGCACCGACGGCCCCTTCGTCGCGCACACGACACGGTTCCTCATCGAGGCCCGGAAGCCCCTGCGCTAA
- a CDS encoding DUF2079 domain-containing protein: MSSLRRVAVAAIPGRQGTRTARPALLWWGWAAALFLVYAAVGARRQALIRTTGYDLGIFEQAVKAYAQLRAPVAPLRGDGFNLLGDHFHPVLVVLAPLYRIAPSPYTLLFAQAALLALAVVPLARRARQALGRRAAHVVAFAYGLSWGIASAVAFDFHEVCFAVPLVSYALEALALRRWRAAVAWAAPLLLVKEDLGLTLAAVGGYIAWKGRRRLGLATAAAGLLGSALEFKVLMPFFSPAGTYAHAANLEPAHGSLLATLAFAPLDAVRPEVKATTLVLVFAPAALIALRSPLAWLAVPTLGWRMLSQNAFHWGTSFHYTAVLMPVVLAAMTDALAPYRRSGDALARRHVRASLATTAAVTLVLIPSFPLAQLVHRSTWRSTAHIAAARDLLRRIPDGATVAASNRLVPQLTSRTDVVLFPTYPVHWRLYDTGAPVPPPTARWIVYDRVPAESWPYPPGYWPYPKDRQEAELAKAEQAYGYRIVAQRDGITLLRR, from the coding sequence GTGTCCTCGTTGCGCAGGGTCGCCGTCGCCGCGATTCCCGGCCGCCAGGGCACGCGTACGGCACGGCCCGCCCTCCTCTGGTGGGGGTGGGCCGCCGCGCTCTTCCTGGTCTACGCCGCCGTCGGTGCCCGCCGTCAGGCGCTGATCCGCACCACCGGCTACGACCTCGGCATCTTCGAGCAGGCCGTGAAGGCGTACGCCCAACTGCGCGCCCCCGTCGCCCCGTTGCGCGGCGACGGGTTCAACCTGCTGGGGGATCACTTCCACCCCGTGCTCGTCGTCCTCGCCCCGCTGTACCGGATCGCCCCCTCCCCGTACACCCTGCTCTTCGCCCAGGCAGCCCTGCTCGCCCTCGCCGTCGTGCCGCTCGCCCGCCGCGCCCGGCAGGCGCTGGGCCGCCGCGCCGCCCATGTCGTCGCCTTCGCGTACGGGCTGAGCTGGGGCATCGCCTCGGCGGTGGCGTTCGACTTCCACGAGGTGTGCTTCGCCGTCCCGCTCGTCTCGTACGCCCTGGAGGCGCTGGCCCTGCGGCGCTGGCGGGCCGCGGTGGCCTGGGCCGCGCCGCTGCTCCTGGTCAAGGAGGACCTGGGGCTCACGCTGGCCGCGGTCGGCGGGTACATCGCCTGGAAGGGGCGGCGCCGGCTCGGCCTGGCGACCGCCGCCGCCGGGCTGCTCGGCAGCGCCCTGGAGTTCAAGGTGCTGATGCCGTTCTTCAGCCCGGCCGGCACCTACGCCCACGCCGCCAACCTCGAACCCGCCCACGGCTCCCTGCTCGCCACCCTCGCCTTCGCCCCGCTCGACGCCGTACGCCCGGAGGTGAAGGCCACCACCCTGGTCCTCGTCTTCGCCCCCGCGGCCCTGATCGCCCTGCGCTCGCCGCTCGCCTGGCTCGCCGTGCCGACGCTCGGCTGGCGGATGCTCTCCCAGAACGCCTTCCACTGGGGCACCTCCTTCCACTACACGGCGGTGCTGATGCCCGTCGTCCTGGCCGCCATGACCGACGCGCTCGCCCCCTACCGGCGCTCCGGCGACGCCCTCGCCCGCCGCCATGTGCGGGCCTCGCTCGCCACCACCGCGGCCGTCACCCTGGTGCTGATCCCGTCCTTCCCGCTCGCCCAGCTCGTCCACCGCTCCACCTGGCGCTCCACCGCGCACATCGCCGCCGCCCGCGACCTGCTGCGCCGCATCCCCGACGGCGCCACCGTCGCCGCCTCCAACCGCCTGGTGCCCCAGCTCACTTCGCGTACGGACGTGGTGCTCTTCCCGACCTACCCGGTCCACTGGCGGCTCTACGACACCGGCGCGCCGGTGCCCCCGCCGACCGCCCGGTGGATCGTCTACGACCGGGTGCCCGCCGAGTCCTGGCCGTACCCGCCGGGCTACTGGCCGTACCCGAAGGACCGTCAGGAAGCCGAGCTGGCCAAGGCGGAACAGGCCTACGGGTACCGGATCGTCGCCCAGCGGGACGGAATCACCCTGCTCAGACGTTGA
- a CDS encoding winged helix-turn-helix transcriptional regulator: protein MARHSKGDVSYNCGLDAAVDVVGGKWKPLILWALHDGTYRFGELRRQVDGVTEKVLVQQLRELETDGIVHREVYGEVPPRVEYSLTPRGQALNTALTPLGEWGAAHMEWILDVKSRSRSVA from the coding sequence ATGGCCAGGCACAGCAAGGGCGACGTGAGCTACAACTGCGGGCTCGACGCGGCGGTCGACGTGGTCGGCGGAAAGTGGAAGCCGCTGATCCTGTGGGCGCTGCACGACGGGACGTACCGCTTCGGTGAGCTCAGGCGCCAGGTCGACGGCGTCACCGAGAAGGTCCTCGTCCAGCAGCTGCGCGAGCTGGAGACGGACGGGATCGTCCACCGCGAGGTCTACGGGGAGGTGCCGCCCCGGGTGGAGTACTCGCTGACCCCGCGCGGCCAGGCGCTCAACACGGCACTCACCCCCTTGGGTGAGTGGGGTGCGGCACACATGGAGTGGATCCTGGATGTGAAGTCGCGCTCGCGCAGTGTGGCCTGA
- the mgrA gene encoding L-glyceraldehyde 3-phosphate reductase codes for MTESLPLHYLAADGRYDSMEYRRTGHSGLKLPALSLGLWHNFGDDRSLGSQRAILRRAFDLGVTHFDLANNYGPPPGSAELNFGKIFGQDFRAYRDELIISTKAGYLMHPGPYGEWGSRKYLLSSLDASLGRMGVDYVDIFYSHRFDPETPLEETMGALASAVQQGKALYVGVSSYNSEQTAEAARILKEMGVPALIHQPSYSMINRWTEDDGLLDTLEEAGMGCISFVPLAQGLLTNKYLKGIPEGSRATQGKSLDPDLLSAEVLRRLGGLNDIASRRGQSLAQLAICWVLRDPRMTSALIGASSVKQLEENVAALAGPPLTAEELKEIDAFAVDTAGTNIWAGRG; via the coding sequence GTGACTGAATCACTCCCCCTCCACTACCTGGCCGCCGACGGCCGCTACGACTCCATGGAGTACCGGCGGACCGGCCACAGCGGCCTCAAGCTGCCCGCGCTCTCCCTGGGCCTGTGGCACAACTTCGGCGACGACCGCTCCCTCGGCTCCCAGCGCGCGATCCTGCGCCGCGCCTTCGACCTGGGCGTCACCCACTTCGACCTGGCCAACAACTACGGCCCGCCGCCCGGCTCGGCCGAGCTCAACTTCGGGAAGATCTTCGGCCAGGACTTCCGGGCGTACCGGGACGAGCTGATCATCTCCACCAAGGCCGGCTATCTGATGCACCCGGGGCCCTACGGCGAGTGGGGCTCCCGCAAGTACCTGCTGTCCTCGCTGGACGCCTCGCTGGGCCGCATGGGCGTCGACTACGTGGACATCTTCTACTCGCACCGCTTCGACCCGGAGACCCCGCTGGAGGAGACGATGGGCGCGCTGGCGTCCGCCGTCCAGCAGGGCAAGGCGCTGTACGTGGGCGTGTCCTCGTACAACAGCGAGCAGACCGCCGAGGCGGCGCGGATCCTCAAGGAGATGGGCGTCCCGGCGCTCATCCACCAGCCGTCGTACTCGATGATCAACCGCTGGACCGAGGACGACGGCCTGCTCGACACGCTCGAAGAGGCGGGGATGGGCTGCATCTCCTTCGTGCCGCTGGCGCAGGGGCTGCTCACGAACAAGTACCTCAAGGGCATCCCGGAGGGCTCGCGGGCCACCCAGGGCAAGTCGCTCGACCCCGATCTGCTCAGCGCCGAGGTGCTGCGCCGGCTGGGCGGGCTGAACGACATCGCCTCCCGGCGCGGCCAGTCGCTGGCCCAGCTGGCGATCTGCTGGGTGCTGCGCGACCCGCGGATGACGTCGGCGCTGATCGGCGCGTCCAGCGTGAAGCAGCTGGAGGAGAACGTGGCGGCGCTCGCCGGACCGCCGCTGACGGCCGAGGAGTTGAAGGAGATCGACGCCTTCGCCGTGGACACCGCGGGCACCAACATCTGGGCCGGCCGCGGCTGA
- a CDS encoding isoprenyl transferase → MNLRDLVYGLYARRVEGRLDHDQVPKHIGVILDGNRRWAKASGGSPEQGHQAGASKIHELLGWCAETDVEVVTLWMLSTDNLDRPDNELIPLLGIIEGVVRDLAADGRWRVHHAGTMDLLPARTQSVLKEAEQATHDVGGILVNVAVGYGGRQEIADAVRSLLLDAASKGTSFEELAEIVDVDHISEHLYTRGQPDPDLVIRTSGEQRLSGFMLWQSAHSEYYFCEVFWPAFRKVDFLRALRDYAARHRRYGT, encoded by the coding sequence GTGAACTTGCGCGACCTGGTGTACGGGCTCTACGCACGCCGGGTGGAGGGTCGCCTCGACCACGACCAGGTGCCCAAGCACATCGGCGTCATCCTGGACGGGAACAGACGCTGGGCCAAGGCCTCCGGCGGCAGCCCCGAACAGGGGCACCAGGCCGGCGCGAGCAAGATCCACGAGCTGCTCGGCTGGTGTGCCGAGACGGACGTCGAGGTCGTGACGCTCTGGATGCTGTCCACGGACAACCTGGACCGGCCCGACAACGAGCTGATCCCGCTCCTGGGCATCATCGAGGGCGTGGTGCGCGACCTGGCGGCCGACGGGCGCTGGCGCGTCCACCACGCCGGCACGATGGACCTGCTGCCCGCACGGACGCAGTCGGTGCTCAAGGAGGCCGAGCAGGCCACCCACGACGTCGGCGGCATACTCGTCAACGTCGCCGTGGGCTACGGCGGCCGCCAGGAGATCGCGGACGCGGTCCGCTCGCTGCTGCTCGACGCGGCGTCCAAGGGGACCAGCTTCGAGGAGCTGGCCGAGATCGTCGACGTCGATCACATCTCGGAGCACCTTTACACGCGCGGCCAGCCCGACCCGGACCTGGTGATCCGCACCAGCGGCGAGCAGCGGCTGTCCGGATTCATGCTGTGGCAGTCCGCTCACTCCGAGTACTACTTCTGCGAAGTGTTCTGGCCCGCCTTCCGCAAGGTGGACTTCCTGCGCGCGCTGCGCGACTACGCGGCACGCCACCGGCGCTACGGGACCTGA
- a CDS encoding PhoH family protein, giving the protein MVTSSKRRMPDRRTYVLDTSVLLADPNAMARFDEHEVVLPIVVVTELEAKRHHPELGYFARQALRLLDDFRVRYGRLDAPIPLGDLGGTLRVELNHSDPGVLPAGYRLGDNDSRILAVARNLQAEGYDVTVVSKDLPLRIKASSVGLLAEEYRAELAITDSGFTGMSELSLSGEQVDLLYEEETLYVPEAASLPVHNGLVLQSERGKALGRVTADGNVKLVRGDREAFGLRGRSAEQRIALDLLLDPDIGIVSMGGRAGTGKSALALCAGLEAVLERRQHKKVMVFRPLYAVGGQELGYLPGSEAEKMGPWAQAVFDTLSAVTTREVIEEVTSRGMLEVLPLTHIRGRSLHDAFVIVDEAQSLERNVLLTVLSRIGANSRVVLTHDVAQRDNLRVGRYDGVVAVVEKLKGHPLFAHVTLTRSERSQIAALVTEMLEDGQI; this is encoded by the coding sequence GTGGTGACCAGCTCAAAGCGCCGCATGCCCGACCGGCGCACCTACGTCCTCGACACCAGCGTCCTGCTGGCCGACCCCAACGCCATGGCCCGGTTCGACGAGCACGAAGTGGTGCTCCCGATCGTCGTGGTCACGGAACTGGAGGCCAAGAGGCACCATCCGGAACTCGGCTACTTCGCCCGTCAGGCCCTGCGCCTGCTCGACGACTTCCGGGTCCGGTACGGACGCCTCGACGCACCCATCCCGTTGGGCGACCTCGGCGGCACGCTCCGCGTCGAGCTCAACCATTCCGATCCCGGCGTGCTGCCCGCCGGCTACAGGTTGGGGGACAACGACTCAAGGATCCTCGCCGTCGCCCGCAATCTCCAGGCCGAGGGGTACGACGTCACCGTCGTCTCCAAGGACCTGCCGCTGCGGATCAAGGCGTCGTCGGTAGGCCTGCTCGCCGAGGAGTACCGGGCGGAACTGGCCATCACCGACTCGGGCTTCACCGGAATGTCCGAACTGTCGCTCTCGGGCGAGCAGGTGGACCTTCTCTACGAGGAGGAGACGCTGTACGTGCCGGAGGCCGCGAGCCTGCCGGTGCACAACGGGCTTGTGCTCCAGTCCGAGCGCGGCAAGGCCCTGGGCCGCGTCACGGCCGACGGCAACGTCAAGCTCGTACGGGGCGACCGGGAGGCGTTCGGCCTGCGCGGCCGCAGCGCCGAGCAGCGCATCGCGCTCGACCTGCTGCTCGACCCGGACATCGGCATCGTGTCGATGGGCGGCCGGGCCGGCACCGGCAAGTCCGCGCTGGCCCTCTGCGCGGGCCTGGAGGCGGTCCTGGAGCGCCGCCAGCACAAGAAGGTGATGGTCTTCCGCCCGCTGTACGCGGTGGGCGGGCAGGAGCTCGGCTATCTGCCGGGCTCCGAGGCCGAGAAGATGGGCCCCTGGGCGCAGGCGGTCTTCGACACGCTGTCGGCGGTCACCACGCGCGAGGTGATCGAGGAGGTGACGTCGCGCGGCATGCTGGAGGTCCTGCCGCTCACCCACATCCGCGGCCGCTCCCTGCACGACGCGTTCGTGATCGTGGACGAGGCCCAGTCGCTCGAACGGAACGTCCTGCTGACCGTGTTGTCCCGGATCGGGGCGAACTCACGGGTGGTGCTCACCCATGACGTGGCCCAGCGGGACAATCTGCGGGTGGGCCGTTACGACGGAGTGGTCGCCGTCGTGGAGAAGCTGAAGGGCCATCCGCTCTTCGCCCATGTCACCCTCACCCGCTCCGAGCGGTCGCAGATCGCCGCACTGGTGACCGAAATGCTGGAGGACGGCCAGATCTGA
- a CDS encoding transglycosylase SLT domain-containing protein: MSRISVRGFAVASATAVTTVGAVVGVASGAPQSTSNDVEATAADTTLLADIPAGQQAQVQTASLTQQADAQSAQASAAAKKSAEESARLQAAKDAKSKKESAEEKAKEREREKEQVASRSETRDPSSFPQQSSYTVEQVKAIARQIVPADQFQCFSNIVNHESTWNYLAVNSGSGAYGLVQALPGSKMSSVGSDWRTNPATQIKWGLNYMNSTYHSPCGAWTFWQANTWY, from the coding sequence GTGAGCCGGATCTCGGTCCGGGGGTTCGCGGTGGCGTCAGCCACTGCGGTCACCACCGTCGGTGCCGTCGTGGGCGTTGCCTCCGGCGCGCCGCAGAGCACCTCGAACGACGTCGAGGCGACCGCTGCCGACACGACGCTTCTCGCGGACATACCCGCGGGCCAGCAGGCCCAGGTGCAGACCGCGTCCCTGACGCAGCAGGCGGACGCCCAGTCGGCCCAGGCGAGCGCCGCCGCGAAGAAGTCCGCCGAAGAGAGCGCACGCCTTCAGGCCGCCAAGGACGCCAAGTCCAAGAAGGAGTCGGCGGAGGAGAAGGCGAAGGAGCGTGAGCGCGAGAAGGAGCAGGTCGCCAGCCGCTCCGAGACCCGCGACCCGTCGTCGTTCCCGCAGCAGAGCTCGTACACGGTGGAGCAGGTCAAGGCCATCGCCCGGCAGATCGTGCCGGCGGACCAGTTCCAGTGCTTCAGCAACATCGTGAACCACGAGTCGACCTGGAACTACCTCGCGGTCAACTCGGGTTCCGGCGCGTACGGCCTGGTCCAGGCGCTTCCCGGCTCCAAGATGTCCTCGGTGGGCTCCGATTGGCGGACCAACCCGGCGACCCAGATCAAATGGGGCCTGAACTACATGAACTCCACCTACCACAGCCCCTGCGGCGCGTGGACGTTCTGGCAGGCGAACACCTGGTACTAG
- a CDS encoding AI-2E family transporter produces MSKVPGLLGALGAGLTRMGQRLDERRVETEARADADAGLDDPGNAASSDDSAVAAAVPSQAPAAEDAASANGAAPAPQVPDHVPAPPAYAPAVAARPDPVAAVPWGMRVAAEIGWRLLVLAGTLWVLMRVISAVRLVVLAFVAALFITALLQPTVSRLRRMGLPRGLATAVTAISGFIVMGLIGWFVVWQVMDNLDTLSDKVRAGIEELKRWLLNSPFHVTEDQINQVAKNLSDTIGHNTNEITSAGLQGVTVLVEVLTGILLAMFSTLFLLYDGKNIWRWVVRLVPEQARPAIEGAGPRAWRTLTAYVRGTVIVALIDAICIGVGIYFLGVPMAVPLAVFIFLFAFIPLVGAVISGALAVVVALVTEGVFTAVMVLAVVLLVQQIEGHVLQPFILGRAVRVHPLAVVLSVAAGGLIGGIGGSVVAVPLVAVTNTVVGYLRATAKENALRSAAEPPEQ; encoded by the coding sequence ATGTCGAAAGTGCCGGGGCTGCTCGGGGCGCTGGGCGCCGGTCTGACCCGTATGGGACAGCGGCTGGACGAACGCCGAGTCGAGACCGAGGCGCGCGCCGACGCGGACGCGGGCCTGGACGACCCCGGCAACGCCGCGAGCAGTGACGATTCGGCAGTGGCGGCAGCGGTTCCTTCGCAGGCGCCCGCCGCCGAGGACGCCGCCTCCGCCAACGGCGCCGCGCCCGCCCCCCAGGTCCCCGACCACGTCCCCGCGCCGCCCGCCTACGCCCCCGCCGTCGCCGCGCGGCCCGACCCCGTGGCCGCGGTGCCGTGGGGGATGCGGGTCGCCGCCGAGATCGGGTGGCGCCTCCTGGTGCTCGCGGGCACGCTCTGGGTGCTGATGCGGGTCATCAGCGCGGTGCGGCTCGTGGTCCTCGCGTTCGTCGCCGCGCTGTTCATCACCGCGCTGCTCCAGCCGACCGTCTCCCGCCTCCGGCGGATGGGGCTGCCCAGGGGCCTGGCGACCGCCGTGACCGCGATCTCGGGCTTCATCGTGATGGGCCTGATCGGCTGGTTCGTGGTCTGGCAGGTCATGGACAACCTGGACACGCTCTCCGACAAGGTCAGGGCGGGCATCGAGGAGCTCAAACGCTGGCTCCTCAACAGCCCGTTCCACGTCACCGAGGACCAGATCAACCAGGTCGCCAAGAACCTCAGCGACACCATCGGCCACAACACCAACGAGATCACCTCGGCGGGCCTCCAGGGCGTGACCGTCCTCGTCGAGGTGCTCACCGGCATCCTGCTCGCGATGTTCTCGACGCTCTTCCTCCTCTACGACGGGAAGAACATCTGGCGGTGGGTGGTGCGGCTGGTCCCGGAGCAGGCCCGGCCGGCGATCGAGGGAGCCGGGCCGCGCGCCTGGCGCACGCTCACCGCGTATGTGCGCGGCACGGTGATAGTGGCCCTGATCGACGCGATCTGCATCGGCGTCGGCATCTACTTCCTGGGCGTGCCCATGGCGGTGCCGCTCGCCGTCTTCATCTTCCTGTTCGCCTTCATCCCGCTGGTGGGCGCGGTGATCTCGGGCGCGCTCGCGGTGGTGGTCGCGCTGGTCACCGAGGGCGTGTTCACGGCGGTGATGGTGCTGGCCGTGGTGCTCCTGGTGCAGCAGATCGAGGGGCATGTGCTCCAGCCGTTCATCCTGGGCCGCGCGGTCCGCGTCCACCCGCTCGCCGTGGTCCTCTCGGTCGCCGCGGGCGGCCTGATCGGCGGCATCGGCGGCTCGGTGGTGGCCGTACCGCTGGTGGCGGTGACCAACACGG